In one Streptomyces sp. T12 genomic region, the following are encoded:
- a CDS encoding DUF948 domain-containing protein: MSGGEVAGILVAVFWAILVSFLAVALARLAQTLKATTKLVADVTDQAVPLLAEASTAVRSAQTQIDRVDAIASDVQEVTSNASALSTTVASTFGGPLVKVAAFGYGVRRALGGRKDDAPAKAPRRTVIVGRTVPGARREKRNLRGKRD, from the coding sequence GTGTCCGGTGGAGAGGTTGCCGGGATCCTGGTGGCCGTGTTCTGGGCGATCCTGGTCTCCTTCCTCGCCGTCGCGCTGGCGAGGCTGGCCCAGACGCTCAAGGCGACCACCAAGCTCGTCGCGGACGTGACCGACCAGGCCGTCCCGCTCCTGGCAGAGGCCTCCACGGCGGTGCGCTCGGCGCAGACCCAGATCGACCGGGTCGACGCGATCGCCTCCGACGTCCAGGAGGTCACGTCGAACGCCTCCGCGCTGTCGACCACCGTCGCCTCCACCTTCGGCGGCCCCCTGGTCAAGGTCGCGGCCTTCGGCTACGGCGTGCGCCGGGCCCTCGGCGGCCGCAAGGACGACGCGCCCGCCAAGGCGCCCCGACGCACCGTGATCGTGGGCCGCACGGTCCCGGGCGCGCGGCGGGAGAAGCGAAACCTCCGCGGAAAGAGGGACTGA
- the rpsD gene encoding 30S ribosomal protein S4 gives MANQSRPKVKKSRALGIALTPKAVKYFEARPYPPGEHGRGRKQNSDYKVRLLEKQRLRAQYDVSERQLVRAYERASKVQGKTGEALIIELERRLDALVLRSGIARTIYQARQMVVHGHIEVNGGKVDKPSFRVRPDDVVMVRERSREKTLFSIAREGGFAPEGETPRYLQVNLKALAFRLDREPNRKEIPVICDEQLVVEYYAR, from the coding sequence GTGGCGAACCAGTCCCGCCCCAAGGTCAAGAAGTCGCGTGCCCTCGGCATCGCGCTGACCCCGAAGGCCGTCAAGTACTTCGAGGCCCGTCCCTACCCGCCGGGTGAGCACGGCCGTGGCCGCAAGCAGAACTCGGACTACAAGGTCCGTCTGCTGGAGAAGCAGCGTCTGCGTGCGCAGTACGACGTGTCCGAGCGTCAGCTCGTTCGCGCCTACGAGCGTGCCTCCAAGGTTCAGGGCAAGACCGGTGAGGCCCTGATCATCGAGCTCGAGCGCCGTCTCGACGCCCTGGTCCTGCGTTCGGGCATCGCCCGCACCATCTACCAGGCCCGTCAGATGGTCGTTCACGGCCACATCGAGGTCAACGGCGGCAAGGTCGACAAGCCGTCGTTCCGCGTCCGTCCCGACGACGTCGTGATGGTCCGCGAGCGCAGCCGCGAGAAGACCCTCTTCTCCATCGCCCGTGAGGGCGGCTTCGCCCCCGAGGGCGAGACCCCGCGCTACCTCCAGGTGAACCTCAAGGCCCTGGCGTTCCGCCTGGACCGTGAGCCGAACCGCAAGGAGATCCCGGTGATCTGCGACGAGCAGCTCGTCGTCGAGTACTACGCCCGTTGA
- a CDS encoding replication-associated recombination protein A yields MEPDLFTAAAEERQEKDPAGSPLAVRMRPRTLDEVVGQQHLLKPGSPLRRLVGESGGGPAGPSSVILWGPPGTGKTTLAYVVSKATNKRFVELSAITAGVKEVRAVIDGARRATGGFGKETVLFLDEIHRFSKAQQDSLLPAVENRWVTLIAATTENPYFSVISPLLSRSLLLTLEPLTDDDLRGLLHRALTDERGLKEAVTLPEDTEAHLLRIAGGDARRALTALEAAAGAALDKGETEIALTTLEETVDRAAVKYDRDGDQHYDVASALIKSIRGSDVDAALHYLARMIEAGEDPRFIARRLMISASEDIGLADPNALPIAVAAAQAVAMIGFPEAALTLSHATIALALAPKSNSATTAIGAALDDVRKGLAGPVPPHLRDGHYKGAAKLGHAQGYVYPHDLTEGIAAQQYAPDAIKDREYYEPTRHGAEARYADAVEWTRKHLGRRRS; encoded by the coding sequence GTGGAACCCGACCTGTTCACCGCCGCCGCAGAAGAACGCCAGGAGAAGGACCCAGCCGGCAGTCCCCTGGCCGTGCGCATGCGCCCGCGCACCCTGGACGAGGTGGTGGGCCAGCAGCACCTGCTGAAGCCGGGCTCGCCCCTGCGCAGACTCGTCGGCGAATCAGGCGGCGGCCCCGCCGGGCCCTCCTCGGTGATCCTCTGGGGCCCGCCCGGCACCGGCAAGACCACCCTGGCGTACGTCGTCTCCAAGGCCACCAACAAGCGCTTCGTCGAGCTCTCCGCCATCACCGCCGGGGTGAAGGAGGTCCGTGCGGTCATCGACGGCGCCCGCCGCGCCACCGGCGGCTTCGGCAAGGAGACCGTCCTCTTCCTCGACGAGATCCACCGCTTCAGCAAGGCCCAGCAGGACTCCCTCCTCCCGGCCGTCGAGAACCGCTGGGTGACCCTCATCGCGGCGACCACCGAGAACCCGTACTTCTCGGTCATCTCCCCCCTGCTGTCCCGCTCCCTCCTCCTCACCCTCGAACCCCTCACCGACGACGACCTGCGCGGCCTCCTGCACCGCGCCCTCACCGACGAGCGCGGCCTCAAGGAGGCCGTCACCCTCCCCGAGGACACCGAGGCCCACCTCCTGCGCATCGCCGGCGGTGACGCCCGCCGCGCCCTCACCGCGCTGGAGGCCGCCGCCGGAGCCGCCCTCGACAAGGGCGAGACGGAGATCGCCCTCACCACGCTGGAGGAGACGGTCGACCGGGCCGCCGTGAAGTACGACCGCGACGGCGACCAGCACTACGACGTGGCCAGCGCCCTGATCAAGTCCATCCGGGGATCGGATGTCGACGCGGCGCTCCACTACCTGGCCCGCATGATCGAGGCCGGCGAGGACCCCCGCTTCATCGCCCGCCGCCTGATGATCTCCGCCAGCGAGGACATCGGCCTCGCCGACCCGAACGCCCTGCCGATCGCGGTCGCCGCCGCCCAGGCCGTCGCCATGATCGGCTTCCCCGAGGCCGCCCTCACCCTCAGCCACGCCACCATCGCGCTCGCCCTCGCCCCCAAGTCCAACTCCGCGACCACCGCGATCGGCGCTGCCCTGGACGACGTACGCAAGGGACTGGCCGGCCCGGTCCCGCCCCATCTGCGCGACGGGCACTACAAGGGCGCCGCCAAGCTCGGGCACGCGCAGGGGTACGTGTATCCGCACGACCTGACCGAGGGCATCGCCGCCCAGCAGTACGCCCCGGACGCCATCAAGGACCGCGAGTACTACGAGCCCACCCGGCACGGTGCCGAGGCGCGGTACGCCGATGCCGTGGAGTGGACCAGGAAGCACCTCGGTCGCAGACGGTCCTGA
- a CDS encoding vitamin K epoxide reductase family protein, whose protein sequence is MSKTTVKDVSTEPESERAEAPPQSLGSSRAFALMLVITGAAGLIAAWIITIDKFKILEAKVEGKTYTPGCSLNPIISCGSIMESKQASAFGFPNPMLGLVCYGIVICVGMSLLARARFPRWYWLTLNFGTLFGVAFCTWLQFQSLYRINALCLWCSLAWAATITMFWYVTSFNIRNGFLRAPRPLKNFLAEFTWVLPVTHCGIIVMLIFTRWGSHLWA, encoded by the coding sequence ATGAGCAAGACGACAGTCAAAGACGTCTCTACCGAGCCCGAGTCGGAGCGTGCCGAGGCACCGCCGCAGTCGCTGGGCAGCAGCCGTGCGTTCGCCTTGATGCTGGTGATCACCGGCGCGGCGGGGTTGATTGCGGCGTGGATCATCACGATTGACAAGTTCAAGATCCTCGAGGCCAAGGTCGAGGGGAAGACCTACACTCCCGGCTGCAGCCTCAACCCGATCATCTCCTGCGGCAGCATCATGGAGAGCAAGCAGGCATCCGCCTTCGGGTTCCCCAACCCCATGCTCGGCCTTGTCTGCTACGGGATCGTCATCTGCGTCGGCATGAGCCTGCTCGCCCGCGCCCGCTTCCCGCGCTGGTACTGGCTGACCCTCAACTTCGGCACGCTCTTCGGTGTCGCCTTCTGCACCTGGTTGCAGTTCCAGTCGCTCTACCGCATCAACGCGCTGTGCCTGTGGTGCTCGCTCGCCTGGGCCGCGACGATCACCATGTTCTGGTACGTGACCTCCTTCAACATCCGCAACGGATTCCTGCGTGCCCCACGCCCGCTGAAGAACTTCCTCGCCGAATTCACCTGGGTGCTGCCGGTGACGCACTGCGGCATCATCGTCATGCTGATCTTCACCCGCTGGGGCAGCCACCTCTGGGCCTGA
- the hisS gene encoding histidine--tRNA ligase, with product MSTFKAPKGTYDLIPPDSATYLAVREAIAAPLRNSGYGYIETPGFESVELFARGVGESTDIVTKEMYAFETKGGDKLALRPEGTASVLRAALEANLHKAGNLPVKLWYSGSYYRYERPQKGRYRHFSQVGAEAIGAEDPALDAELIILADQAYRSLGLSNFRILLNSLGDKECRPVYRAALQDFLRGLDLDEDTLRRAEINPLRVLDDKRESVQKQLGDAPLLRDYLCDACKAYHEEVRELITAAGVSFEDDPKLVRGLDYYTRTTFEFVHDGLGSQSAVGGGGRYDGLSEMIGGPALPSVGWALGVDRTVLALEAEGVELQLPSSTSVFAVPLGEEARRILFAKVTELRKVGIAADFSYGAKGLKGAMKNANRSGARYTIVAGERDLAEGVVQLKDMESGEQAAIGVNEIVAELEARLG from the coding sequence GTGAGCACCTTCAAGGCCCCCAAGGGCACGTACGACCTGATCCCGCCGGACTCCGCCACGTACCTGGCGGTCCGTGAGGCGATCGCGGCTCCCCTGCGCAACTCCGGCTACGGCTACATCGAGACGCCCGGCTTCGAGAGCGTCGAGCTGTTCGCGCGCGGTGTCGGCGAGTCCACCGACATCGTGACCAAGGAGATGTACGCCTTCGAGACCAAGGGCGGCGACAAGCTGGCCCTGCGCCCCGAGGGCACGGCATCGGTCCTGCGCGCGGCCCTGGAGGCCAACCTGCACAAGGCGGGCAACCTCCCGGTCAAGCTCTGGTACTCGGGCTCCTACTACCGCTACGAGCGTCCCCAGAAGGGCCGTTACAGGCACTTCTCCCAGGTCGGTGCCGAGGCGATCGGTGCCGAGGACCCGGCGCTGGACGCCGAGCTGATCATCCTGGCCGACCAGGCCTACCGCTCGCTCGGCCTCAGCAACTTCCGGATCCTGCTCAACAGCCTGGGCGACAAGGAGTGCCGCCCGGTGTACCGAGCGGCGCTGCAGGACTTCCTGCGCGGCCTGGACCTGGACGAGGACACCCTGCGCCGCGCGGAGATCAACCCGCTGCGCGTCCTCGACGACAAGCGCGAGTCGGTCCAGAAGCAGCTCGGGGACGCCCCGCTCCTGCGCGACTACCTCTGCGACGCCTGCAAGGCGTACCACGAGGAGGTCCGTGAGCTGATCACCGCCGCGGGCGTCTCCTTCGAGGACGACCCGAAGCTGGTGCGCGGCCTGGACTACTACACGCGTACGACCTTCGAGTTCGTCCACGACGGTCTGGGCTCCCAGTCCGCGGTGGGCGGCGGCGGCCGCTACGACGGCCTGTCCGAGATGATCGGCGGCCCCGCGCTGCCGTCCGTCGGCTGGGCCCTGGGCGTCGACCGCACGGTGCTCGCCCTGGAGGCCGAGGGCGTGGAGCTCCAACTCCCCTCGTCCACCAGCGTGTTCGCGGTGCCGCTCGGCGAGGAGGCGCGCCGCATCCTGTTCGCCAAGGTCACCGAGCTGCGCAAGGTCGGCATCGCGGCGGACTTCTCCTACGGCGCCAAGGGCCTCAAGGGCGCCATGAAGAACGCCAACCGCAGTGGCGCCCGCTACACGATCGTCGCCGGCGAACGCGACCTCGCCGAGGGCGTCGTACAGCTCAAGGACATGGAGTCCGGTGAGCAGGCGGCGATCGGCGTCAACGAGATCGTCGCGGAGTTGGAAGCCCGACTGGGCTGA
- a CDS encoding MBL fold metallo-hydrolase → MLIAGFPAGAWGTNCYLVAPAAGEECVIIDPGHEAAPGVEEALKKHRLKPVAVVLTHGHLDHVASVVPVCGAHDVPAWIHPEDRYMMSDPEKALGRSIGMQLMGELTIGEPDDVKELTDGAKLELAGLELTVAHAPGHTKGSVTFGLPEAADIPPIFFSGDLLFAGSIGRTDLPGGDMAEILDSLARVCLPLDDSTVVLSGHGPQTTIGQERATNPYLRQVAAGLGANVDAPRRGM, encoded by the coding sequence GTGCTCATTGCCGGGTTCCCCGCCGGGGCCTGGGGGACGAACTGTTATCTCGTCGCCCCCGCCGCCGGTGAGGAGTGCGTGATCATCGACCCGGGCCACGAAGCGGCCCCCGGAGTCGAGGAAGCGCTGAAGAAGCATCGGCTCAAGCCCGTCGCCGTCGTCCTCACCCACGGCCACCTCGATCACGTGGCCTCGGTCGTCCCGGTGTGCGGCGCACACGACGTACCGGCCTGGATCCACCCCGAGGACCGGTACATGATGAGCGACCCCGAGAAGGCGCTCGGCCGCTCCATCGGCATGCAGCTGATGGGCGAGCTGACCATCGGGGAGCCGGACGACGTCAAGGAGCTGACCGACGGCGCCAAGCTGGAGTTGGCCGGCCTGGAGCTGACCGTCGCGCACGCGCCGGGCCATACCAAGGGGTCGGTGACCTTCGGCCTGCCCGAGGCGGCGGACATCCCGCCGATCTTCTTCTCGGGCGACCTGCTGTTCGCCGGCTCCATCGGACGCACCGACCTGCCCGGCGGTGACATGGCCGAGATCCTCGACTCGCTGGCCCGCGTGTGCCTGCCGCTCGACGACTCGACCGTGGTGCTGTCCGGCCACGGCCCCCAGACGACCATCGGCCAGGAGCGCGCCACCAACCCGTATCTGCGGCAGGTGGCCGCCGGCCTGGGAGCGAATGTCGACGCTCCCCGACGAGGAATGTGA
- a CDS encoding peptidylprolyl isomerase: MVSQEQRRRQLAREKFLRQQQRRTSARRKARMRNSVIASALGVVIIGSLALYTTGVLKGDDSKENASAEVTPSASAKATDPCEKPAEGKVKTATWKKEPELTIDKSAKYTMKLATTCGDIDVALKASAAPHTVNSFDFLAGKGYFDHSKCHRLTSSGIYVLQCGDPTGTGTGGPGYTIPDENLKDKSLKNNIYPAGTIAMANTGQKHSGGSQFFLVYQDSQLPPNYTPFGTVSESGMKVLKKIAAAGESSGAGDGAPVATVVINKATVTKS, from the coding sequence GTGGTCAGCCAGGAACAGCGGCGGCGTCAGCTCGCCCGGGAGAAGTTCTTGCGGCAGCAGCAGCGGCGCACGTCCGCCCGGCGCAAGGCGCGCATGCGCAACTCGGTGATCGCGTCGGCGCTCGGGGTGGTGATCATCGGCAGTCTCGCGCTGTACACGACCGGGGTCCTCAAGGGCGACGACAGCAAGGAGAACGCGAGCGCGGAAGTCACGCCGAGCGCCTCCGCCAAGGCCACCGACCCGTGCGAGAAGCCCGCCGAGGGCAAGGTCAAGACGGCGACCTGGAAGAAGGAGCCGGAGCTGACCATCGACAAGTCGGCGAAGTACACGATGAAGCTCGCGACGACGTGCGGTGACATAGACGTCGCGCTGAAGGCCTCGGCCGCGCCGCACACCGTGAACTCGTTCGACTTCCTCGCCGGCAAGGGCTACTTCGACCACTCCAAGTGCCACCGGCTCACCAGCAGCGGCATCTACGTGCTGCAGTGCGGCGACCCGACGGGCACCGGCACGGGCGGACCCGGGTACACGATCCCGGACGAGAACCTGAAGGACAAAAGCCTCAAGAACAACATCTACCCGGCGGGCACCATCGCGATGGCGAACACCGGTCAGAAGCACTCCGGCGGCAGCCAGTTCTTCCTCGTCTACCAGGACAGTCAGCTTCCGCCCAACTACACACCGTTCGGTACCGTTTCCGAATCCGGCATGAAGGTACTCAAGAAGATTGCCGCCGCCGGTGAGAGCAGCGGCGCGGGTGACGGGGCACCGGTCGCGACGGTTGTCATCAACAAGGCGACGGTCACCAAATCCTGA
- a CDS encoding DUF349 domain-containing protein yields MSSDPWGRVDETGTVYVRTADGEQVVGSWQAGSPEEALAYFERKYEGLVVEIGLLEKRVKTTDLSTKDAQTAIDHIREQVDAHHAVGDLDALRTRLDKLVETVGKRREERKQQRAKQSDEARHAKEALVTEAEELAQSDQWRAAGERLRALVDTWKGLPRLDRKSDDELWHRFSHARSAFSKRRKAHFAQLDAQREEARRTKERLVAEAESLSGSTDWGPTAARYRELMSEWKAAGRAQREHEDDLWNRFRGAQDIFFAARSSVFAERDAEQAENLKLKEELAEEAEKLLPIGDLKGTRAAFRSINERWEAIGHVPRDARPKVEGRMHAVERAIQEAEETEWRRTNPEARARAEGLTGQLQAAVDKLSGQIEQARAQGNNAKADKLERELEGRQALLDQALKGLQEFGG; encoded by the coding sequence GTGAGCAGCGACCCGTGGGGCCGCGTCGACGAGACGGGGACCGTGTACGTGCGTACGGCCGACGGCGAGCAGGTCGTCGGATCCTGGCAGGCCGGCTCCCCTGAGGAGGCGCTGGCCTACTTCGAGCGCAAGTACGAGGGCCTGGTTGTCGAGATCGGCCTCCTCGAGAAGCGAGTGAAGACCACCGACCTGTCGACGAAGGACGCGCAGACCGCGATCGACCACATCCGTGAGCAGGTCGACGCGCACCACGCGGTCGGCGATCTGGACGCCCTGCGGACCCGCCTGGACAAGCTGGTCGAGACCGTCGGCAAGCGCCGCGAGGAGCGCAAGCAGCAGCGCGCGAAGCAGTCCGACGAAGCCCGCCACGCCAAGGAGGCGCTGGTCACCGAGGCGGAGGAGCTGGCCCAGTCCGACCAGTGGCGGGCCGCGGGCGAGCGGCTGCGGGCCCTGGTGGACACCTGGAAGGGTCTGCCGCGGCTCGACCGCAAGTCGGACGACGAGTTGTGGCACCGCTTCTCGCACGCCCGGTCGGCGTTCTCCAAGCGCCGCAAGGCGCACTTCGCGCAGCTGGACGCGCAGCGCGAGGAGGCGCGCAGGACCAAGGAGCGACTGGTCGCCGAGGCCGAGTCGCTGTCCGGTTCGACCGACTGGGGCCCGACGGCTGCCCGTTACCGCGAGCTGATGTCGGAGTGGAAGGCCGCCGGGCGCGCCCAGCGCGAGCACGAGGACGACCTGTGGAACCGCTTCCGCGGCGCCCAGGACATCTTCTTCGCGGCCCGCAGCTCGGTGTTCGCCGAGCGTGACGCCGAGCAGGCCGAGAACCTGAAGCTGAAGGAGGAGCTGGCCGAGGAGGCCGAGAAGCTCCTGCCGATCGGCGACCTGAAGGGCACGCGTGCCGCCTTCCGCTCGATCAACGAGCGCTGGGAGGCCATCGGCCATGTGCCGCGCGACGCCCGCCCCAAGGTCGAGGGCCGGATGCACGCCGTCGAGCGGGCCATCCAGGAGGCCGAGGAAACCGAGTGGCGCCGGACCAACCCGGAGGCACGCGCGCGTGCCGAGGGTCTGACCGGTCAGCTCCAGGCCGCCGTGGACAAGCTGAGCGGCCAGATCGAGCAGGCGCGCGCCCAGGGCAACAACGCCAAGGCCGACAAGCTCGAGCGGGAGCTGGAGGGCCGCCAGGCGCTTCTGGACCAGGCGCTGAAGGGCCTGCAGGAGTTCGGCGGCTGA